GGAGATTCTAGTGAAGGTGGTGATTTGATGGAGATTGAAATAGAAATTTATAAGAAATAGACCATTGATTTAGAATGCAGTTGCAGGAAAGAGCAGCTGCATTTTTTCAAGTGTTAAAGGCTTTTGAACCACTTTGAAATCGCCGAGCAGGCTTAGCTTTTCTTCTTCTCTGTTAAAATTAGTAAAAACAAGAACAGGTATTTTTTTATCCAGTCCGGATTTTTTCAGTTGATTTATAAATTCATATCCATCCATCACCGGCATATCAATATCAAGAAAAATTAATGAAGGAAGTTTCTCTGATACAAGTAAATGTCTGTACGCTTCAAGGCCATTGGTAAAGATTTTTACTTCTTTACAGAACTTCAATTTTAAAAGCAGCTTTTCTACAAGAAAGTTACTTATGGAATCATCATCAATTACAAATATCTGATCCATTATTCTGTATGACTAATTAATGTAGCAATATTACAAAATTGTTTTGTCA
The Sporocytophaga myxococcoides DSM 11118 genome window above contains:
- a CDS encoding response regulator, with protein sequence MDQIFVIDDDSISNFLVEKLLLKLKFCKEVKIFTNGLEAYRHLLVSEKLPSLIFLDIDMPVMDGYEFINQLKKSGLDKKIPVLVFTNFNREEEKLSLLGDFKVVQKPLTLEKMQLLFPATAF